A portion of the Actomonas aquatica genome contains these proteins:
- a CDS encoding DUF4365 domain-containing protein, which produces MAKTFSEQSDIDDRAKRILRERIEDWWTLRDRVPDVHVDYEIEHKCEGEPSALTAYVQLKGTRRINVSGGMARLQLKTKHLRYWVKARRPVMLILVETSSGRSYFLFMQAWVLENQLQQELEKKSTLRVRIPLEQELKPDSFLRAVQEADIYLREQHPSSPAAAIAAAEQAWSHLDPRFQVALTATKDHNTYAISPKAGDPVSLKLTLTGLAPEQLRSAKSSLDWGRHCKLTTEKIKIEGSPLFETIAQKAHQAELGFNGNRRAASVRLIVGNQPAQQLTVDGFLSAGAAGIAFTADEASPIRVGLEFPNSGRSTAIVSINLQTDPDAWEGRRLLSLTHLDQVARFSETAEKFDGLRLELWMGANRLLKPGKKFKSEKLFEALAWWFGLLREAVDAAVYFGIDPIVPRLDSLSDSQISRTWQAIRLAKSGTQEVEHYDVDPSEKAKEYFSDGKVEASGFVRIAIPLEIDILAHKTKAGFLQLEPVHGRIVRMDKTHGDEILRVFPTESRSFTFRHVSALDTSGDTGDGEC; this is translated from the coding sequence ATGGCGAAGACCTTTTCGGAGCAGTCAGATATTGACGATCGAGCGAAGAGAATCTTGCGCGAACGCATCGAGGACTGGTGGACCTTGCGTGACCGAGTTCCCGATGTTCATGTGGATTACGAGATCGAGCACAAATGCGAAGGGGAACCCTCCGCACTCACGGCCTATGTGCAGTTGAAGGGAACAAGGAGGATCAATGTTTCCGGCGGGATGGCGCGTCTACAGCTCAAGACGAAACACCTCAGGTATTGGGTGAAGGCGCGACGACCTGTGATGCTGATACTCGTCGAAACATCGAGCGGACGTTCGTACTTCCTGTTCATGCAGGCATGGGTGCTTGAGAATCAACTTCAACAGGAACTGGAAAAGAAGAGCACCCTTCGTGTGCGAATTCCTCTGGAGCAAGAACTGAAGCCCGATAGCTTCCTGCGGGCGGTGCAAGAGGCAGATATCTACCTCAGAGAACAGCATCCCAGTTCCCCGGCGGCGGCGATCGCTGCTGCTGAGCAAGCGTGGTCCCATCTTGACCCACGCTTCCAGGTCGCTCTGACAGCCACCAAGGATCACAACACCTATGCAATCAGCCCCAAAGCGGGTGATCCCGTCAGTCTTAAGCTGACGCTCACGGGTCTCGCTCCGGAGCAGCTTCGTTCCGCGAAGTCGTCGCTCGACTGGGGGCGGCACTGCAAATTAACAACAGAGAAGATCAAGATCGAAGGGTCGCCGTTGTTTGAGACGATTGCCCAGAAGGCCCATCAGGCCGAGTTGGGTTTCAACGGCAACCGAAGAGCGGCTAGTGTCCGATTAATCGTGGGGAATCAACCCGCTCAACAGCTCACTGTGGATGGATTCTTATCAGCAGGCGCCGCTGGGATCGCTTTTACTGCGGATGAAGCGTCGCCCATTCGGGTAGGCTTGGAGTTCCCGAATAGTGGACGTTCGACGGCGATTGTTTCCATCAACCTGCAAACTGATCCAGATGCATGGGAGGGGCGCCGCCTCCTGTCGCTTACTCATCTGGATCAGGTGGCCCGGTTCTCTGAAACGGCCGAAAAATTCGATGGGCTCCGATTAGAATTATGGATGGGTGCGAACCGGCTATTGAAACCGGGAAAAAAGTTTAAATCAGAAAAGCTTTTTGAAGCACTCGCTTGGTGGTTCGGATTGCTGCGGGAGGCGGTTGATGCGGCGGTATACTTTGGGATCGATCCGATTGTTCCGAGGCTAGATTCTCTTTCCGATTCGCAAATCAGTAGGACTTGGCAAGCCATTCGCCTCGCGAAGAGCGGCACTCAAGAGGTCGAACATTACGACGTGGACCCGAGTGAAAAAGCCAAGGAATATTTCTCAGATGGAAAGGTCGAGGCCAGTGGATTTGTAAGGATAGCCATTCCATTGGAAATCGACATCTTGGCGCACAAAACCAAAGCAGGGTTCCTGCAACTAGAACCCGTTCATGGACGCATCGTGCGAATGGACAAGACGCACGGTGACGAAATCCTCCGCGTCTTCCCGACGGAATCACGAAGTTTTACGTTCCGACACGTTTCAGCGCTCGATACGTCCGGTGACACAGGCGATGGGGAGTGTTAG
- a CDS encoding rhamnogalacturonidase, whose translation MPLPRPLLRLLACLLALATSASLSATIGTFSVRDYGATGDGTTLDSPAINAAIEAAAAAGGGTVVLPAGDYLSYTIRLRSHITLHLGPGATLLAADPPAPGEPGGYDAPEPNEWNEYQDFGHSHWRNSLIYGEDLTDVSITGPGLIYGRGLSRGNGRISLPVNATPPPTDDGELPDVLKADGPFDYPPRPDLTPGPFNYPNARDALPAGVGNKAIALKNCTNVTLRDFRMLHGGHFAILATGVDNLTIDNLTIDTNRDGMDIDACSNVRISNTAVNAPWDDAICLKSSHGLGYARVCENVTITNCFVSGYDEGTLLDGTRTRTTQRFGGVMGRIKFGTEAGGGFRNITIDNCVFDYSRGLALEQVDGGVLEDVSISNITMRDVQNAPIFIRLGARLRSPVAAGPGTVRRINISNIVASNVAPDHGILIAGLPDHPIEDVTLSNLRFHYAGGGTAEQANREVPGYERAYPDPDVFGTMPSWGMFARHVANLRLHDIELRTDTPDARPAIHLEGANGASFRDVSLQPAEGEPTWVLRDVEDLQTLRTSGKPDNFTR comes from the coding sequence ATGCCCCTACCCCGACCGCTGCTCCGTCTGCTCGCGTGCCTGCTCGCTCTCGCCACTTCGGCCAGTCTATCCGCCACCATCGGCACTTTTTCCGTGCGCGACTACGGCGCCACCGGCGACGGCACCACGCTCGACTCGCCTGCCATCAACGCCGCCATCGAAGCCGCCGCGGCCGCAGGCGGCGGCACGGTCGTGCTGCCCGCCGGCGACTACCTGAGTTACACCATCCGCCTGCGCAGTCACATCACCCTGCACCTCGGCCCGGGTGCCACCCTCCTCGCAGCCGATCCCCCCGCCCCCGGCGAACCCGGCGGCTACGACGCGCCCGAGCCCAACGAGTGGAACGAGTATCAGGATTTTGGACACAGCCACTGGCGCAACAGCCTCATCTACGGCGAGGACCTGACCGACGTCTCCATCACCGGCCCTGGCCTCATCTACGGTCGCGGCCTCTCCCGCGGGAACGGCCGCATATCCCTCCCCGTCAACGCCACTCCACCACCCACCGACGACGGCGAACTGCCCGACGTGCTTAAGGCCGACGGTCCCTTCGACTACCCGCCCCGCCCCGACCTCACGCCGGGTCCCTTCAACTACCCCAACGCTCGCGACGCCCTGCCCGCCGGCGTCGGCAACAAAGCCATCGCGCTCAAAAACTGCACCAACGTCACCCTGCGCGACTTTCGCATGCTGCACGGCGGCCACTTCGCCATCCTCGCCACCGGCGTCGACAACCTCACCATCGACAACCTCACCATCGATACCAACCGCGACGGCATGGACATCGATGCCTGCTCCAACGTCCGCATCAGCAACACCGCGGTCAACGCCCCGTGGGACGACGCCATCTGCCTCAAATCCTCCCACGGCCTCGGCTACGCCCGCGTCTGCGAGAACGTCACCATCACCAACTGCTTCGTCTCCGGCTACGACGAGGGCACCCTCCTCGACGGCACCCGCACCCGCACCACCCAGCGCTTTGGCGGCGTGATGGGCCGCATCAAATTTGGCACCGAAGCCGGCGGCGGCTTCCGCAACATCACCATCGACAACTGCGTCTTCGACTACTCCCGCGGCCTCGCCCTCGAGCAGGTCGATGGCGGTGTGCTCGAAGACGTGAGTATCAGCAATATCACCATGCGCGACGTTCAGAACGCGCCCATCTTCATCCGCCTCGGCGCCCGCCTCCGCAGTCCCGTCGCCGCCGGCCCGGGCACCGTGCGTCGCATCAACATCAGCAACATCGTCGCCTCCAACGTCGCCCCCGATCACGGCATCCTCATCGCCGGCCTGCCCGACCACCCCATCGAAGACGTGACCCTCTCCAACCTGCGTTTCCACTACGCCGGCGGCGGCACCGCCGAGCAGGCGAACCGCGAAGTCCCCGGCTACGAGCGCGCCTACCCCGACCCCGATGTTTTTGGCACCATGCCATCCTGGGGGATGTTCGCCCGCCACGTCGCCAACCTGCGCCTGCACGACATCGAGCTGCGCACCGACACCCCCGACGCCCGTCCGGCCATTCACCTGGAAGGCGCCAATGGTGCGAGCTTCCGCGATGTCTCCCTTCAACCCGCCGAGGGTGAGCCCACCTGGGTGCTGCGCGACGTCGAGGATCTGCAAACGCTGCGCACCAGCGGTAAACCGGACAACTTCACTCGCTGA
- a CDS encoding tetratricopeptide repeat protein: protein MAQLGTQALQEEAQVQIERGAWGEAVPFLRELNRRLRESSDAAAVRSREQVLYFLGLGQLQMANLPGAADTLAEFIATYPESPQAVTAQLYRGDTYYYQGRLADARALYEELGRRWSPGDLGVAERALYWEHYADCVYAEKDWEAGAEVFAALQGAAAQLLDAGAAREKGAKAASYRLQAAIAANDFAAALELLPELTGGAGRTRHDLALNLALMRGGDELYQAGRHGEALFFYELVLRPAELRRFWTEQRARLEAEQARVVGVAWLADRALEVEGELREAAQRLGQLGEAFDGETSDAAKPVSDYTQALDFRVARCYLAEERVFEAYWAFVRLEESATADGFVEEAVYGQVKTAAAAGFDDRVRRTARRYLREAAYERFIGDVGYELLQTALRAEDELAVQELTEAFMARVRLDPRLQEAPKLIYLVGSTLLERGDLAGLRERLEPMLAAYPEYGFSDGLAYWLGMADVLEGRYRPARAYFERIVADFPNGGYAEDAHFRIGVCWFGLLDYKKARLKLDGFLQDYPDSRLVCEAQALLGDLAAAEGRVDAALNAYAAARDAGGMLSPPNQGYIDHAVFQGGKLLAGSGRWAEMAEWFESYLRRWGEDGRAGDAIYELGRAQVALGRTDAMLDLWIESILRFGDDPRDTGPDLMLAEYPEHYRAVRGGSPEGVFKDALRIATAQAETTLVLRLATALRALPEVAGDGLLEVTAENLEQASGAVLVAAARRLAEADPALARTALERAVELSPFAPFAPEAWARLAELREQAGEVLPAIAAWQHVAATFPTAPEARVARLREGDLQRERGATANAIAAYREVLKVREWRGAAWAEANFKIGLTHFEAGDYEKAFGFCQRVYVLYGGVAEWAAEAYLTSGLALERLGRGDEAVATYRELVQQNRLADTKAAAAARERLEALGAS, encoded by the coding sequence GTGGCACAGTTGGGCACGCAAGCGCTGCAGGAGGAGGCGCAGGTGCAAATCGAACGCGGTGCGTGGGGCGAAGCGGTGCCGTTTTTGCGCGAGTTAAATCGGCGGTTGCGCGAGTCGAGCGATGCGGCGGCGGTGCGGTCGCGGGAGCAGGTTTTGTATTTTCTCGGGTTGGGGCAGCTGCAGATGGCGAACCTGCCGGGGGCGGCGGACACGCTGGCGGAGTTTATTGCAACGTATCCGGAATCGCCACAGGCGGTGACGGCGCAACTGTATCGGGGGGACACCTACTACTACCAAGGGCGGCTGGCCGATGCGCGGGCGCTGTATGAAGAACTGGGGCGGCGATGGTCGCCGGGAGATCTGGGCGTGGCGGAGCGAGCGCTGTATTGGGAGCACTACGCGGACTGTGTATATGCGGAGAAAGACTGGGAGGCGGGGGCCGAGGTGTTCGCGGCCCTGCAAGGCGCGGCGGCGCAGCTGCTCGATGCGGGGGCGGCGCGCGAGAAGGGCGCCAAGGCCGCGTCGTATCGGCTGCAGGCGGCGATCGCGGCCAACGATTTTGCGGCGGCGCTGGAGCTGTTGCCGGAGCTCACCGGCGGGGCAGGGCGCACGCGGCACGACCTCGCGCTGAACCTCGCGCTCATGCGCGGCGGCGATGAACTCTATCAGGCCGGGCGCCACGGCGAGGCATTGTTCTTCTACGAACTGGTCCTGCGACCGGCGGAGCTGCGGCGCTTCTGGACGGAGCAGCGGGCGCGGCTGGAGGCGGAGCAGGCGCGGGTCGTCGGGGTGGCTTGGCTGGCGGATCGTGCGCTGGAGGTGGAGGGGGAACTGCGCGAAGCGGCGCAACGGTTGGGGCAGCTAGGAGAGGCGTTTGATGGGGAGACGAGCGATGCGGCGAAGCCGGTGAGCGACTATACGCAGGCGTTGGATTTTCGGGTGGCGCGCTGCTACCTCGCGGAGGAGCGGGTATTTGAAGCGTATTGGGCGTTCGTGCGGCTGGAGGAGTCGGCGACGGCGGATGGGTTTGTGGAGGAGGCGGTTTATGGTCAGGTGAAGACCGCGGCGGCGGCGGGGTTCGACGATCGGGTGCGACGCACGGCGCGACGTTACCTGCGCGAGGCGGCGTATGAGCGTTTCATCGGCGATGTGGGTTACGAACTGCTACAGACGGCGCTGCGAGCGGAGGACGAGTTGGCGGTGCAAGAACTCACCGAAGCGTTCATGGCGCGGGTGCGACTGGATCCGCGCCTGCAGGAAGCGCCGAAGCTGATTTACCTGGTGGGATCGACCTTGCTGGAGCGCGGTGATTTGGCGGGGTTGCGGGAGCGGCTGGAGCCGATGTTGGCGGCGTATCCGGAATATGGATTCAGCGATGGTCTGGCCTACTGGCTGGGCATGGCCGATGTGCTGGAAGGGCGCTACCGACCGGCGCGGGCGTATTTTGAGCGCATCGTGGCCGATTTTCCCAACGGCGGATATGCGGAGGACGCGCACTTTCGCATCGGGGTGTGTTGGTTTGGCCTGCTCGACTACAAGAAGGCGCGGCTGAAGCTGGATGGTTTCCTGCAGGACTATCCGGACAGTCGACTGGTTTGTGAGGCGCAGGCACTGCTGGGCGATCTGGCGGCGGCGGAAGGGCGGGTGGACGCGGCGCTCAATGCCTATGCGGCGGCGCGGGATGCGGGTGGGATGCTTTCGCCGCCGAATCAAGGTTACATCGACCATGCGGTGTTTCAGGGCGGCAAACTGCTGGCGGGGTCCGGGCGATGGGCGGAGATGGCGGAGTGGTTTGAAAGTTATCTGCGGCGCTGGGGTGAGGACGGGCGGGCGGGGGATGCGATCTATGAACTGGGGCGCGCGCAGGTGGCGCTGGGGCGCACGGATGCGATGCTCGACCTGTGGATCGAGTCGATCCTGCGCTTCGGCGATGATCCGCGGGATACGGGGCCGGACCTGATGCTGGCGGAGTATCCGGAGCACTACCGGGCGGTGCGGGGCGGCTCGCCGGAGGGCGTGTTTAAGGATGCTCTACGCATCGCGACCGCGCAGGCGGAAACGACCTTGGTGCTACGTCTGGCGACGGCCCTGCGGGCGTTGCCGGAGGTGGCGGGAGACGGGTTGCTGGAGGTGACGGCGGAGAATTTGGAGCAGGCGAGTGGAGCGGTGCTGGTGGCGGCGGCGCGGCGACTGGCGGAGGCGGACCCAGCGCTGGCGCGGACGGCCCTGGAGCGGGCAGTGGAGTTGTCGCCTTTTGCGCCGTTTGCGCCGGAGGCGTGGGCGCGGCTGGCAGAACTGCGCGAGCAGGCGGGGGAAGTGTTGCCGGCGATCGCGGCGTGGCAGCACGTGGCGGCGACGTTTCCGACGGCCCCGGAGGCGCGGGTGGCGCGGTTGCGCGAGGGCGATCTGCAGCGGGAACGGGGCGCGACGGCCAATGCGATCGCGGCGTATCGCGAGGTGTTGAAGGTGCGGGAGTGGCGTGGGGCGGCGTGGGCGGAGGCGAACTTTAAGATCGGGCTCACGCACTTCGAGGCGGGCGACTACGAAAAGGCGTTTGGGTTTTGCCAGCGGGTTTACGTGCTCTACGGCGGCGTGGCCGAGTGGGCGGCGGAGGCCTACCTCACCAGTGGATTGGCGTTGGAGCGGCTCGGTCGTGGTGATGAGGCAGTGGCGACGTATCGGGAGTTGGTGCAACAAAATCGACTGGCCGACACCAAAGCGGCGGCGGCGGCACGCGAGCGGCTGGAGGCGTTGGGGGCGTCATGA
- a CDS encoding MotA/TolQ/ExbB proton channel family protein — protein MKTQRIEWMTITRWLLLAGLVPALLHAQDTAAASAADGAGDVSLGQLWAQGGWAMYPLALFSMAAFGLIVFNAMAIREKALLRPDVTAQLAETLGRGDVASARTMCEEEPCLVANITAAGLARVKAGAYDVEAVEKAMEEAAVEEIAGPFGVISYLSILATLAPMVGMLGTVSGMIKAFRNIALGGMGKPELLADNISEALITTAVGLVVGIPAMFAFFFFKSRYARLTSRLARICGDLHHTLTHAMRTKGGGA, from the coding sequence ATGAAAACTCAACGAATCGAGTGGATGACGATCACGCGCTGGCTGTTGCTGGCCGGACTGGTGCCGGCGTTGTTGCACGCGCAGGACACGGCGGCGGCGAGTGCGGCGGACGGTGCGGGCGACGTGAGTCTGGGGCAGTTGTGGGCGCAGGGCGGTTGGGCGATGTATCCGCTGGCCTTGTTCTCGATGGCGGCGTTTGGGCTCATCGTTTTCAACGCGATGGCGATTCGAGAGAAGGCGCTGCTGCGGCCTGATGTGACTGCGCAGTTGGCGGAGACCTTGGGGCGGGGTGACGTGGCTTCGGCGCGCACCATGTGTGAGGAGGAACCGTGCCTGGTGGCCAACATCACGGCCGCGGGATTGGCGCGGGTGAAGGCGGGGGCGTATGACGTCGAAGCGGTGGAGAAGGCGATGGAGGAGGCTGCGGTGGAAGAGATCGCGGGGCCTTTTGGCGTGATCAGCTACCTGTCGATTTTGGCGACGCTGGCGCCGATGGTCGGCATGCTCGGCACGGTGTCCGGTATGATCAAAGCGTTCCGCAATATCGCGCTCGGCGGCATGGGCAAACCGGAGTTGTTGGCGGACAATATTTCGGAGGCGCTCATCACGACGGCGGTGGGTTTGGTGGTGGGAATTCCGGCGATGTTTGCCTTCTTCTTTTTCAAGAGTCGCTACGCGCGGCTGACCTCGCGGCTGGCGCGGATTTGCGGTGATTTGCATCACACGCTTACGCATGCGATGCGGACCAAAGGAGGCGGTGCGTGA
- a CDS encoding ExbD/TolR family protein encodes MGMQGADDARFDMTPMMDIVFQLIAFFMIVATYVTREKVEVELPLAVNAAIAENQQGRMMISITVDGQVWAGSRAVSLDELASDVRSWLTDDADAKIVIRAERSNSYGLVKQVMKVCRDAGISDIIFSSFQSEGGG; translated from the coding sequence ATGGGGATGCAGGGCGCGGATGACGCGCGCTTCGACATGACGCCGATGATGGACATCGTGTTCCAGCTCATCGCGTTCTTCATGATCGTGGCGACTTACGTCACACGGGAGAAAGTCGAAGTGGAACTGCCGCTGGCGGTGAACGCGGCGATCGCGGAGAACCAGCAGGGCCGTATGATGATTTCCATTACGGTCGACGGCCAGGTGTGGGCGGGCTCGCGGGCGGTGAGCTTGGACGAACTCGCGAGCGACGTTCGCAGTTGGCTGACGGACGACGCTGATGCGAAGATCGTGATTCGGGCCGAACGTTCCAACAGCTACGGTTTGGTGAAGCAGGTGATGAAGGTCTGCCGCGATGCGGGGATCAGCGACATCATCTTCTCGTCGTTTCAATCGGAGGGCGGGGGATGA
- a CDS encoding ExbD/TolR family protein, protein MKTSRDMFAEEEGFSLDSMLDIVFLLLIYFMVTAAFVKEEADISMSLPSRVEQDEPLDMPEEQVLDILADGRVLLNGLEVDDALSPDLPMLTRTLARFRQAADDAQVPAFIVVQPEDEARHQRIIDVLNACAVAKIELVSFNLE, encoded by the coding sequence ATGAAAACCAGTCGGGACATGTTTGCGGAGGAGGAGGGGTTCTCTTTGGACTCGATGCTGGATATCGTCTTCCTGCTGTTGATCTACTTCATGGTGACGGCGGCGTTTGTGAAGGAAGAGGCGGACATCAGCATGTCGTTGCCGAGTCGGGTGGAGCAGGACGAGCCGCTCGATATGCCGGAGGAGCAGGTGCTCGATATTCTGGCGGATGGACGCGTGCTCTTGAATGGGTTGGAGGTGGATGACGCGCTGAGTCCCGATCTGCCGATGCTTACGCGCACCTTGGCGCGGTTCCGACAGGCGGCGGATGACGCGCAGGTGCCGGCGTTTATCGTGGTGCAGCCGGAGGACGAAGCCCGGCATCAGCGGATCATTGATGTGCTCAACGCCTGTGCGGTGGCGAAGATCGAACTCGTATCCTTCAACTTGGAATGA
- a CDS encoding VOC family protein has protein sequence MPNVTKLLHTRMRVNDIEATVKFYTEALGLTESRRHTSPRGAQLVFLATPNSEEEIELCQMPAGAEPVKVQEDLMHLAFEVEDLVKFAEDAKAAGYELSDGPTETGSGSMIAFIDAPEGYEVELIQKAKA, from the coding sequence ATGCCTAACGTTACCAAACTCCTGCACACGCGCATGCGTGTGAATGATATCGAAGCCACCGTGAAGTTTTACACCGAGGCGCTCGGTCTGACCGAGTCCCGTCGGCATACCTCGCCGCGTGGCGCGCAGTTGGTGTTCCTCGCGACGCCTAACAGCGAAGAGGAGATCGAGCTCTGCCAGATGCCGGCCGGCGCCGAACCGGTGAAGGTGCAGGAAGACCTCATGCACCTCGCGTTTGAAGTCGAAGACCTGGTCAAGTTTGCCGAGGACGCGAAGGCGGCTGGCTACGAGCTGAGCGACGGTCCGACCGAGACTGGAAGCGGCTCCATGATCGCCTTCATCGACGCGCCGGAAGGCTACGAGGTGGAGCTGATCCAGAAGGCGAAAGCCTGA
- a CDS encoding DNA-3-methyladenine glycosylase family protein has protein sequence MSAPPLTWTPWAPLPGAPSYTAIGLREQLDGGQAFRWYPESDDTTWIGQWSHHLARLRLRPTPTVGAALRRDNPASPPPLPLEYSLPASFAETTLPALRHYLAIDDDRHDRIDAALPLATDPHLATCHALHPHLRILRQPFGETLLAFLCSATKQIPQIKQMLALLATRLGTPLDFSVSAFQNFSVSENALPTWPQLAAVSEADLRACQLGFRARYIKGTAEVLAAAPAWLEETAALPYAAAKMRLLTLPGVGEKIADCVLLFGLGHHEAFPVDTWMLKAMARRYGLEGWSPTQVAHFGRVHYGPTAGLAQQHLFAWERTQGGR, from the coding sequence ATGTCCGCCCCACCCCTCACTTGGACCCCGTGGGCCCCTCTCCCCGGCGCCCCGTCCTACACCGCCATCGGCCTCCGCGAGCAACTCGACGGCGGCCAGGCCTTCCGTTGGTATCCAGAATCCGACGACACCACCTGGATCGGCCAATGGTCCCACCACCTCGCCCGCCTCCGCCTAAGGCCAACTCCAACTGTGGGAGCGGCTTTACGCCGCGACAATCCTGCCTCTCCGCCGCCGCTGCCGCTCGAGTATTCTCTCCCCGCCTCGTTCGCCGAGACCACACTCCCGGCCCTGCGCCACTACCTGGCCATCGATGACGATCGCCACGACCGCATCGACGCTGCCCTGCCGCTCGCGACGGACCCGCACCTCGCCACCTGCCACGCGCTCCACCCGCATCTGCGCATCCTGCGCCAGCCCTTCGGCGAGACCCTGCTCGCCTTCCTCTGCAGCGCCACCAAGCAGATCCCGCAGATCAAACAGATGCTGGCTCTGCTCGCCACCCGCCTTGGCACACCCCTCGATTTCAGTGTTTCAGCTTTTCAGAATTTCAGCGTTTCGGAAAACGCCTTGCCCACCTGGCCACAACTCGCCGCCGTCTCCGAAGCCGACCTACGCGCCTGCCAACTCGGTTTCCGCGCCCGCTACATCAAGGGCACCGCGGAGGTCCTCGCCGCCGCTCCCGCCTGGCTGGAAGAAACCGCCGCGTTACCCTACGCCGCCGCCAAAATGCGCCTGCTCACCTTGCCCGGCGTGGGCGAAAAGATCGCCGACTGCGTGCTCCTCTTCGGCCTCGGCCACCACGAAGCCTTTCCCGTCGACACCTGGATGCTCAAAGCCATGGCCCGCCGCTACGGCCTCGAAGGGTGGAGCCCCACCCAAGTCGCCCACTTCGGCCGCGTCCACTACGGCCCCACCGCCGGCCTCGCCCAACAACACCTCTTCGCCTGGGAACGCACCCAAGGAGGCCGGTGA
- a CDS encoding alpha-E domain-containing protein, which produces MPTSPLILDDAESAARSGMLSRVASLIYWTARQLERAENTVRLVDVNAQLVLDLEARRDADDPRAWEPLVFVTGDDEGFHKIHGDNISEETVVRYLLFDRENPSSYVSCIAAARENARCIQDQIASEMWETLNTFYHELSTHSFRTYQKQGSSDYLAQLKLRIQQLYGVAESMLPRDEGWWFYLLGRYLERADNVSRIIDIKYFMILPDLHEVGSALDIVQWASVLRSCSGFEAFRRSKRGQLNLERAVDYLLYDRAFPRSILASIISAENCLNKIAAAHGDAEQNPVLAKINQTRVHLENSDVTSVISNGLHEYLDAFQIRLGEIHAAVQDNFFDYDV; this is translated from the coding sequence ATGCCCACTTCTCCCCTCATCCTCGACGACGCCGAATCCGCCGCCCGTTCCGGCATGCTCAGCCGCGTCGCCAGCCTCATCTACTGGACCGCCCGCCAACTCGAGCGCGCCGAAAACACCGTGCGCCTGGTCGACGTCAACGCCCAGCTCGTCCTCGACCTCGAGGCGCGCCGCGACGCCGATGACCCCCGCGCCTGGGAACCACTCGTCTTCGTCACCGGCGACGACGAGGGCTTCCACAAAATTCACGGCGACAACATCTCCGAAGAGACCGTCGTGCGTTACCTGCTCTTCGATCGCGAGAACCCGTCCTCCTACGTGTCCTGCATCGCCGCCGCCCGCGAGAACGCCCGCTGCATCCAGGACCAGATCGCCTCCGAGATGTGGGAGACGCTCAACACCTTCTACCACGAGCTCTCGACCCACAGCTTCCGCACCTACCAAAAGCAGGGCTCCAGCGATTACCTCGCCCAACTCAAGCTGCGCATCCAACAACTCTACGGCGTCGCCGAATCCATGCTGCCCCGCGACGAGGGCTGGTGGTTCTATCTGCTCGGCCGCTACCTCGAGCGCGCCGACAACGTGTCGCGTATCATCGACATCAAATACTTCATGATCCTGCCCGACCTCCACGAGGTCGGCTCTGCCCTCGACATCGTGCAGTGGGCCTCCGTCCTGCGCTCCTGCTCCGGCTTTGAGGCCTTCCGCCGCTCCAAGCGCGGTCAGCTCAACCTCGAACGCGCGGTCGATTACCTGCTCTACGACCGCGCCTTCCCTCGCTCCATTCTCGCCTCGATCATCTCGGCCGAAAACTGCCTCAACAAAATCGCCGCCGCCCACGGCGACGCCGAGCAAAACCCGGTCCTCGCCAAAATCAATCAGACCCGCGTGCACCTCGAGAACTCCGACGTCACCAGCGTCATCAGCAACGGCCTGCACGAATACCTCGACGCCTTCCAAATCCGCCTCGGCGAAATCCACGCCGCCGTGCAGGACAACTTCTTCGACTACGACGTCTGA